From the genome of Anopheles funestus chromosome 2RL, idAnoFuneDA-416_04, whole genome shotgun sequence:
ACTTGTTTTGATCGAGTTTTGAACGTTTTATAACAAATTGGAAACATATTATGGCAAAATGTGTGGAAAACGATCTCTGCGTTATATTTGTTAGGCAAAAAGAACTCTTTTGAAAAATCCCCTTCCACTTTATATAATTAAGATCCTTATATTTGTTAGACAAACGACACAGGATTTAAGTAATCATGCTGGGAACATTTATGTATTCTTATCAAGTTGAACTGAAGCATATAGAGATGAATGTCTAGATGTATCCCTCTTGCCTTCTGTTATCATGtgtaaacaatcaaaataTGCTTTACTTACATATCCACTAAGTCAGAAAGCTTTGCAAAGGTGGGATTTGAGAAAGCTTTTTGTAGAATCTATTTAAGAATACCAAAGCTCGGGGAAAGAGGTACGAAGCTTTATCTTCGTGTTctatttcacattttattaaaTCTTGAAATGATCTCCATTTTATAACTTTAACTAGAAAACTCAGTATTTCATACCTTCATATCACCTTTAGACCAGTTGTTTAGTAATAATAACACCGTTTTTTGCATGGCAAGACAGGTACCAAAGTCCATCTGAATTCCTTCAGAACAAAGGCTTACTATCTGGCTATGTAAGTGGTAGCTataagtttagtaagccagGCTTTTAAGACCAGGTCCAGTCAGTTAGGTGAAGGAAAAGATGTCCTCTTATGATATTATCACAAAACCCTATCGCACAACGAAATGATCCATTAAATAACATAACTTTATCGCTTAATTTAGCGATCTGCTAATCTCCTCGTTTAGCGgcgatagtttttttttttggtggggtaATTTGATTGGCTATCACTTCCACGAAACCACCACTTTATTCGAGATCTCCGACGAAAGATGAATTATAGTTTCCAATTTCGCTATCGTTTAGTGTATGTTTTGATCAACGGAAATGATGAATCGCGGTTCGTCCAGAGAGATGATGTCCATGCGTGCTTCTTCTACCTCTTGGAAGGCAACCATAAACCAACCGTTGCTTTCAAGCGAAACGCGAACCATAGTAGATCGTAAGTGAAGTGAACTCATAAATTTAACCGCTTTAATGTTCTGCTTTGCAACCAGCTGCATAAAGGGAGCGCAAGCCATTTGAAATGTTTACGgcaaaatgttatttattgcAGAAGCGACACGCGCATGCAATGTGCGCTTGCTTCACCTGGAGACATGTGGTGGTGCCACCAGTAGGGCTGTGCATTAATTTATGAACTTTCCAATGaagtgtgtgcatgtgtctGTTTGCTCTGCAATAATGCCAAACAGGGCTCATAACCGAGTGGGTGGTAATTACGTTAATGCGTGtgctaattaatttttcacaccCAAAAAGGCAATATGGGATCGATTGTCGCGAGGTGATTGGAAGTGATGGGATTTATTGTTTCACTACAACATACACACGGTTGGTTCGTGTTGTGTGCCGTAGGCAGAATCATTAATTGAATGGTATCCGTGCCGGCTGGCAGTTGGTACATCCTCGGAACATTTCTTGGGGGCTGCACTTTGTGATTGTGGTACCTACCTCaatcatatacacacacaaaaaagctttaGGGGCCGGTCACAGACCCGGTACCGGTACCGTTGCTAAGCGAATGacgttaaatttattaataatcatttttattgattgGATCTGGACGGCCACACGGGAGATCGGATGGTAGTACAGAGGCATCATGCACCGGATCCCGAATCCGAAACTGTCACTGAGCGCAGCTGAATGGCCGGGCCCATAATTGATATAAAACGATAATCAATCATGCTTCAAGGACATGAAGAAACGCAAGGCGCTGCCGCGAGAGTCGTCGTTCCCCGCCCTTGTGGAAAGCTTTTTGGGGACGTAAGATACCCAAACAGATGAGCATTTGATGAATTGATTGAGCTCCGAACGAATGCCGGGGGACAATTTTGATTACGATTGGCTTTCTGCTTGATTTCGTATTGATTTTAGTGAATGATATGTTGTTTATTGCTCATAAATACATATTTACGGTATGTATGTGCCACCACCAACATCCCACCGGCAGTctcattttgcttttcttttcgcatTATTCGCGGAGTACAATTTTCACCGGAATACCAATATCTGGACGTAGCACAAGATCAGTCTTAACGCGCAGCTTGCCAAGCGATTCACCCGGCAAGATGCGATAGTTTGCAATCAGCTTGATAATCGAAACCTTCATTTCCATCAGTGCGTACCGTTGGCCAATACAGTTACGGGCCCCAATGCTGAACGGTAGATAATCAAATGGACCCCGTTTCGATTCAGCATCCTCCGAAAAGCGGGACGGATCGAACTGGTTCGGATTTGGGTAGATCTCGGGATTGCGATGGATCACGTAGATCGGCACTAGGATGTTTTGTCCCGCCGGTACAATTGTACCATCTGGTGAagaaagggtggaaaaaagtaGTTTTTAGTATTTCATAGACATGCAAAAAGCTTTCCATACTTACTCAGCTCCAAATCTTCAACTAGTGCACGGCCGATAATTCCCACCGGTGGATACATCCGCAAACCTTCCTTTACCACCAGATCAAGGTACTTAAATTCCTGCAAGTTCTGATACGTAAGCTCAGCCGTTTTGTGATCCTTGCCCAGCACGGCCACTATCTCTTCGTACACCCGCTCCTGTACATCTTGGTTGCGTGCCAACTCGTAGATGGTGAACGAAATACCGCTCGTTGTTGTGTCGTGACCTTCGAACATAAATGTATCCACCTCTTCACGGATATCCAGATTGCTCAATGGTTTACCTTCGACCGTCACATTTAGCAGCAGATCCAGGAAGGTAAGCTTACGCTTCGAGTACAAGTTTTCCTCCGTTAAATCGAATGCGACATTTTCCGATTTCTCGTTGGAGAGCTGCTGGCGCCGACTACGGATCACATTGTCGGTGAAGTCATGCAACTGCTTGATGACACGCCGCTGTTCCCAGGCGTTCGGATGCAAGACGTTGTACAGCATTGGGTACGGTCCGAGAACGCTGATCGTACGCAGTAGCACCAGAACCGCCATTCTGAGAAGAGTTAAAGGACCAACAATtagtaaaaaatatcttttggAAACTTCATTAAGGTAAAGAACTTACCGCTTCACATTCTGCACGTATTGATTGTCCGGATTGTGCTGTGCATCCACCGTCGTACCCATGGAAGTTTCACAGATACTGTCCAACGCCATCAGTGTGACGTAGTCGTAGATGTCAAACTCTTTCCCACCGACATGCTTGCGCAGCAACTGTACCATCGTGTCCGTTTCCGTGTTGAATACGCGCACAAACTGTTCCAAAATCTTGAAATGGAACGTCGGCGTGATGATCTTACGGCGCTGGAACCATTTTTCACCGCTCGCAATCAGCAGCCCCGTACCGAGCCATGGTTCGATGAACTGATAGAGCAATGCTTTCTCCGTTTGCTTGGCCAGCAGtactttttccacatttttccgGCTGGTCATCAGGATGATGGTCCAGTTAAATAGGGACCACATCATATAATCCTGCCCATAGTTCTGATGCAGTTCGACCACGTGCTCAAACACACCTAcgtgtaaaacaatttttggtttttttttgcagaaatcAATGAccgattagtttttttttaggttaggCACATTAATCCTATCGCTACCTTTGCCCTTTTTAAACACGCATGCGATAATTTCCCATTTGGAGGGGGACCTGGGCACGATAAGTACAATCCCTACAGGGGGGTCGaatcgttttgcttttagGGGTGTTTACATGCCGTTTCCTATCGATAACAAACGTGACGAGACTAAAATCAACAATCGGACCGATTACGAGGTTAAGCGCGTAGATTTTGTGAGTACAGCGTGTAgggggaaatttttcaaagcaTCATTTCAAAGATCTAACTACGAGATCACATCTCTTGTGTGTGATCTACTGTTCATTGGTTATCAAAACCATTGCGCTATGGAACTTTGAACTATGAAACTTTTTAGAATGGATCAAACATAATGGCAGACTCTTCAAAGGGTACCTTGAGTAGTTTGTGTTGgtaattttcactcaaaaaaaagtacaaatgtGCGATTTCTATATTTTTGATAACAAAATTTCCGAAAGCTCTTAAGCATTAACTTGATAGAGAATTCACActcataaatatataaatttgtcaTACTCCCGCATACTTACCGGGTATGTCCAATGTGGCAAACTCGAGCAAATTACCAACCACCGGAAGTGGTTTTGGCCCAGGAAAGgctttgttaattttttgcaactttttcCGCTCGATTATATGGGTGATCAGCAGATATACGACACCCGCTATTAGTAATGCTTGCAGGATCATGGTGTAGCGTTGCAGCAAACTTTATTTAACAGGACAGCACTGATCAACACTTGGCACAAATCTGACCAGCCCGATGAACTGAGGCGACTGTTTTGCTGCCGCACTACTCATTATCGAATCTTATCAACAGAACGCACCGTTTGGATGGGAAGCAAAGACAAAAACTTatcaccaaaaataaaaaagcggtGCAAAAAGCGGAGTAACAGGGAATGGGTTGTAAAATTGGGCAAAACAGTGGATTACGATAATTTTACGTTAATGTAGTGTTGGTGGAAATACTGGAAGTTATCTTCATCGAAGGTGGGACGGGGTGTGGTGTGTTACCTTTCGAAAGGTACGTCAGTTTTTGTTATCAATTATCTCGCGTACGAGATTTGTTGCCGGTTATTAAATCGTAATCGTGTCAAATCGATAACATTTAAAGTCTGGAGTGAATGGGGAGAGAACGGTAATGTTGGTGTTTTAacgggagaaacaaaaacattgcttGTCATTAAGCGAGATTATAACaggaggaaaaaatatatcattctATCAAGAACTAAAGAACTCAAGAAATAACATCGTGTCTTAACAATtgcgtttttttaaaataaaatagtaatataaaatatagGTTTAACTAATATTTTCCGACGCTCTGAATAATAATAAGGTAcgattatattattttaccacgtacaaaaaatttatatttgaaCTCTTCTCAGCACGGAACACGAAAAATATGATTATTCACTCGTACAACAAGTACTCAAGAAATAACAACTTAATTTAAATGTATAAATatctaaacaaaataataaagcaaaaataatttaaaaattaacaaatgtaATCTGTTCAAATGTGGCGATAATCGTGGGACGGAATGCAAACATTGATAAGGGGTTATTCAACTATTGAGTAATGCACAAATAGTGAATGTTTGATCCCCTCAGTCCCTAACGTAACAATACGTAACAGTGGAAGCTTTCATTCTCCATTAATAATGTAATGATTTGCCATTCCTCACATCACGAAAATTATAAAAGAtcttttgaattaaattcactCCTTTGCCTTCCATTGCAGCAAAATTCATAAGTTAAGGATACTGCCATGTACAGTCTAACAATTTGATCAGAGTGATTATGCAAATCGATGCTAATAATTTGAATTCTGATATCATTTGCAATGTTTCTCGTTTCATCGGTTTCAGAACCTTCTTCTGTCCTTAAAGATTCCTGATCTTGGATAGTTACTTCCACCATTTCGATCTGATTAAATTATGACTTTCGATTTAAAGGGAATTGCTTTATCGTGATGTCCTGTTAGGTAAAATTCTCAGTAAAACCTTAAAAAAATGtggttaaaaatagttttacttttacttgtCGTTTTAGCCTTGAAATTATTTGAGTAATTCCTCGGTTTGATGTTTTCCAGAACTTTTAGGTTAAACGTACTTTAGTGATTTTAGGAGGGCTGACGatttacaacaaaacgattatttttaatcaattcttttcttcttcatttgtcACTATAATTAGCATAATGAAGTTAGTCTTTGTTCTTGATCAGGAAGATTGTAGCATCCTTTTGGAACGATGAGATCACTCTACCCTGGAACTTAATTGCTACTGCACTTCACTTATACCTTTGCTGTCGAGAGGCCAGAACAGAAGCATAGTTTGTTAGAtctagataaaataaaatgttttatcctTTCGATCTAATctttcttcaaacaaaataaaaaaatttaaaggcCAGACGAGCTATATACGACAAACACAAAATGTATCATTACGTCCTTGCTCCAAAGTGGTGttgaaatgtttaacaaaGTTTAGAAGCACCTGACTGACAACAAACCATAGAAGCAAGAAGACATTTAGTATTTTTTCAAGTCTTCATTCGAAATGAGGAATTTTAGAAGTATCTCATTTTATCATCCTCATTCAGTTCCAAGAGTTTAATTGTTTCAAGCTGTGGCCTTCAGATTTATTTTCTACACATTGCCtatgtttgttgtatatcGTATTCGAAtcgtcaaattttaattatctttttttatagaaataaaatttaaatcttaAACTAAAGCTGAAAGCAATTAATCACGACGcgcaaatgaataaaatattcctaGAAACGTACAAAGAACTACGCGACACGTAACGAGACATAGTGACGGGAAAACTAAACTATTGAAAGTCTTTAAATTC
Proteins encoded in this window:
- the LOC125774761 gene encoding cytochrome P450 4d2-like produces the protein MILQALLIAGVVYLLITHIIERKKLQKINKAFPGPKPLPVVGNLLEFATLDIPGVFEHVVELHQNYGQDYMMWSLFNWTIILMTSRKNVEKVLLAKQTEKALLYQFIEPWLGTGLLIASGEKWFQRRKIITPTFHFKILEQFVRVFNTETDTMVQLLRKHVGGKEFDIYDYVTLMALDSICETSMGTTVDAQHNPDNQYVQNVKRMAVLVLLRTISVLGPYPMLYNVLHPNAWEQRRVIKQLHDFTDNVIRSRRQQLSNEKSENVAFDLTEENLYSKRKLTFLDLLLNVTVEGKPLSNLDIREEVDTFMFEGHDTTTSGISFTIYELARNQDVQERVYEEIVAVLGKDHKTAELTYQNLQEFKYLDLVVKEGLRMYPPVGIIGRALVEDLELNGTIVPAGQNILVPIYVIHRNPEIYPNPNQFDPSRFSEDAESKRGPFDYLPFSIGARNCIGQRYALMEMKVSIIKLIANYRILPGESLGKLRVKTDLVLRPDIGIPVKIVLRE